The sequence below is a genomic window from Macaca fascicularis isolate 582-1 chromosome 3, T2T-MFA8v1.1.
CGGTGGCCCCATTTCCAGGGCTCAGTGTCTGGCAACAGCCCCGGGCGGCCCTGGGTCCCACCTATCCTTCCTGGGGGGCCCCCATGCCCcactctgctgctgctgccgccgttCCCGCTCCTGCCACAGCTGCAAGGTGTCCGGGCGCCGCCGCTCCTCCCCTGCCGGCTCCTCCCGCCTGAGGGACCAAGACAGGGTGAGAGGGGCAGACCCTGGCGTCAGGGAAGgagggggctggggggtgggAGGATCAGGCAGTGGCGTCGGTTTCAGGGCTTGGGATACCTGCTGCTTGGTGCCCTCTCCCTGTCCCCTGCCCCGGGGCTTAATTCAGGTGGTCGCTGCTCCTAAGGAGAAAACAGCAGAGCAGCTGAGAGCAGGCCTGTGCCCACGCCTGCCCTGTCCCCTGCTCTAGCTCCCCTCCCTTGGGAGAGGCACAGCTGGGCTCTCACCTCCACAGTGCCTCGCTCTTCATCCTCCCCCGGGACGTGGCTGTCGATGAAGTCAATCTGCTCAGGGTCTCCGTCCGCTGGGGAGGCCAGCATGTCAGCAAGTGAGTGGGGACCCTGGTCCAGCCCAGCTCCCAGCCAGCCCTGCTACTCACCTGAGCTGTCCTCCCGGCGTTCTCTGGGTCCCCGGGGCTCCCGGGCCAGCTCTGAGATCCGGAATGACAGCTCTGAAAATTCATCTGTTGACTGTAAaggcagaggctgagatgggagatggCCTCTCTGCACATGGGGGCTTGGGGCCTGGGGGGTCCTGTGTGGGACTAAGCTCAGGGTCTTTGCTGAGCCAGCCCCTCCCTGGGATGCTgggcagagggaaggaagaggacagctccagcctctgcctggtaCCCTGCAATTTGGAGGTCCCCAGTTCAGAGGTCCTCTCCCAGGGCTCACACCCCCAATTTCCCATGGACAGGACGCCCTTACCTCATTTCCAGACCACCTCTTGCTGCCACTATCAACGCTGTGGAAGCCTGAGTCCAGCCCGCCATCATACCGATGTCCCGGAAACAGATCCTCTGCAGGGCTGGGGCCAGCCAGGGAGATCTGGTCAGCCTGATGCTGGACAGCAGCCCCTAATCCTCCCAGAAAGCAGGGGGTACCTGGGGCCAAGAAGGGGCATTCAGTATCCCAGGGCTTCCTTGCTCCCCACCTAGGACTTACCAGGGACTGAAACTCGGGGGCCGAGAAGGGGCCAGGTCCCCCAGGGCTGACCCACGCTGCCCAGCTTCTGTGGACAAGTACTTGAAGATGTGAAGTTTCCCCTTCAGGCAGACCTGTGTGCGGGGCAGCACACGCTGGGGAGCTGGCAGGGAAGGCAGCTCCCCGGATCCTGCTCGGCTGCCCAAGAGGACCAACCCCACTCCTGCCCAGCCACACCCCTGTCCCTGTGGCCCCCTGGGCCCTCGCCTCACCTGGGCAGGCGGGCTCTGCAGGGGGTTGCTGTCCAGCAGAATGACCTGCAGGTGCCTGAGGCGGCAGAAGGAGACCGGGATGCGGGAGACGCGGTTACAGGAGAAATCCAGGCGGACCAGAGGGAGGTCCCCCAGCTCTGGAGCGGGTGGGCAAGGGAAAAGTCAGGAGCGTGCTCAGGCCTGGGGCCTCACGCTCACTCCCTTCCCCTTGGCTCCGGCTGGCCAGTCACCCTGGGCCTAGCACAGCCTCTCCCCTGGGTGGTTCAAGTCATTCCCCGGAACAACCTCCCTGCTCCTCTTTCCACACGATTCTGGTCCATAGTCTAAGCAAGCTTCCCTGAGAGGGCGCATCCGGACATTGGCTTAGCCTCCCTAGGAAGGCTCATCCGGACGTCAGGTCCTGCCCAGCCCTGTCTGTCCCTCCTCGTCTCCTCGCCTGCCCACTCCACACTCAAACCCACCCTCCATTTTCAAATGATCAGCACAAGACACAAACCCTGCTCAAACACCTCCCGTGACATGCAGCCAGGGCTATCGATGTTGAGCCGGTTGTGCCTGCCCGGGAGTCCCCTCTCCCCAGCATGGGCCCAGCACTGCACCCTGCGTGAAGCGCTGCCTGCCCACAGGGAAAGATGCCTTTTGCTCATCTTAAAAAGGCACGGTCTGGATTCATGGTGGCCCTAGGCACAGAATAAAAACCATAGCTCCCTAACCCAGCACGAGCAAGGCTTCCATGACCTGGCTCCACGCACGTTTCCCACCTCACTGCCCACCCCTCCGGGCCCTTGGCTTCTGAGCCTTCCCAGGTGCTATTTGCTCAGTTGGGAGAACTCCATTTTCCCCATCCACGCATCTTTCAAGGTTCAGCTCAAGCGTCACCACCTCGGTGGAGCTTTCCAGACATCCCAGATTCATGGAACTCATTGCTTTTGCCTCTGTCCCCGGGGCATCTTGCTGGGATTTCTTTTTATGGCCCAGAGGGAGCCCTTCCTACCCCTTTTGACTGGGAAGGAAGAGGGCAGGTGCAGAAAGGGTCAAGGAGTGGGGAGACAGGGAAAGTGGATGACCACCTCACTCCCTCCTTGTTCTTCAAAACCAAGTTCACACTCGAGCATGGCACAGGCCTTCCTGCCACACGGGGCTCGCCTTCCTAACCCCATGCTTTGCACATGCTGGGTTCTCTGCCGGGATGCAGAAGGGTGGGGAATTCTCCTTCAATGGCCGGCTCCCACTGCACCTGCACCTCTGGTGAAGTTTTCCCCAGGCCCCCCAAGCAGAGTCCAGTGCCACCTCCCTCTAGCCCCCGTCAGGGGAACCTGCCCATGTAACTTCCCTATGACTGTTTGTCTCTCCTCATGAAGCCATTAAATCCCTAAGAGATGGCCCCAGATCTTAGTCACATCACCCGCATCTACCTGGTCCCAACCTAAAACACAGGaatcctacacacacacacacaccacacacatacagacacaacacagacataaacacacacaacacacacacatacacagagacaaacacacacagacacaaacaacACAGACACAAACAACAGACACACGCacaacacagacacaaacacacacgcacaaagacataacacacaacacacacaacagacataaacacacacaacatacacacaacacacgcacaaacacagacacacacaaaacataaacaacacacacaacacacacagacacaaacatatGCTGCTGCCTCCTGAAAAGGCATGCCTGCTTTGGAGTGGCATCATAGCGAGCTCATTAAATCGGCCCCTTGGGCCCTGGCACTGGCCCTAGCATCTCCGGGCAGAGTGGCAGAGCATCCCCTGACTCAGGTGTTTGAGAGCCCCTGCTGGGGTGAGCAGGGCTGCTGGGTGACCTTGAAGGCCCCTTCTGACCTTGCCAGTCTACCTGAGCTCCCCTTCTGTGCACCCACCAGCTCCCCTTCTGTGCCTGTGTCCACATTTCTAACAGAGCTGCTCATCTGCGCCCTGCCAGCCTCAGAGGGTGGCTAGGTCAAGATCAAATCAGATTGTTTATAGTTTGTTTTATATACTGCAAAAGCCTGGGCAATGAAAGTGTAATTCTCCTCTGAAGATTCCTGGCCTGTAACTTTTTCAAAGCACATACACTGTTACGgcctgaatgtgtcccccaaaaagtcctctgctgaaatcctaacccccaaagtgatgggattaggAAGCGAGGCCTTAGGGAAGGAATTGTGATCATGAGTGGAGCTCTCATCAGTGAGATTTGTGCTCCTTTATCAGAGGCCCCAGAAGGCTGTCTCTACTCTCCGCCATCGGGGAGTACCACGAGGAGCCGGCAGTCTGCAGCCAGGAAAAGCGCCCTGCCAGAAGCTGACCGTGGAAGCACCCAGATCCTGAACTtcaacttccagaactgtgagaaatgaatgccATGTATAAGCCACCCGGTCTGCAGTGTTTTCGTTACTGCAGCCTGAGCCGACTGGGACGCACACACAAATACCTCCTCTCCAGTTCTTCGTTCTCCTCACCTTCGGGCAGTGTACTGAGCTGGTTCCTCCGGACATTGAGGTCCCGCAGGGAAGAGAGGCCACACAGCTCCACAGGCAGGGACTGGAGCTCGTTGCTGCTCACGTCCTGGTATCAGGAAGGCAGTGGGAAGGGGCCATGAGACCAGGCCCAGCAGAACCCACcctcctgtctctgtctttgctccaggccctcctcaacctcccccTAGAAGGTCCCTGCTGCCTGGCTCAGGGGtccctttcctggccctgtcCCCATCCTCACAAGCTGTCGCAGGCTTCCCAGGGTGCCGATATCAGGGGGCAGGGCTCCCAGCTTGTTGTTGCTGACGATGAGGACCCTCAGGGGCAGCTGGCAGATGTAGGGTGGCAGCAATGACAGCTGGTTTCGGCTGTGGAAGGGAGAAAGGCAGCGGGCTGGCTCCCCAGGCATGGCATCCCAGCACTGCCATCCTCTCAGGGTCACCGCGAGGGTTACTCAGTAGTACTTGAAACTGAGAAGGACACGCTCCCACACGACCCTGGCTCGGCCTCCCTACCTGAGGTTGAGGTAGGTGAGGGCTGTGAGATTCCCCAAGGCTGGGTTCAGGCATCTCAGGCAATTGTGGTAGAGGCTCAGGCCCTCCAGGGACACCAGCTGGCACGCCGCCTCGGGCACCTCGGGAAACCGGTTCCGGGACAGGTCTAGGGAAAGCAGGTGTCAGGGGAGAGTTGTGGAAAGGCCCAGCCCCGGACAGAACCTTGAGTCCCCTCTATAGCCGGCTGCCCACTCCCTAACGTCCACACCTAAAGATTCAAGGCCATCAGTGTGGCCTCCCGGGAGAGATAACAAAGCCTTCTGCCAATGGGAGCACATTCCAGGCGTGACCAGAATGGTAAAGGGAAGGCAAAGGCCTTCGCGTCACtgggctggagaagcctcagacTTGGGGGTTGGGGAACGCTGCAATGTCAATGGAGGGCTATTCTGGAGAGCAGCTGGAGTCTCTAACTCCTGCGGTTCCTGTTCGGAGATGCCAGGTGAGGTGAACAGAAGGTCAGAGGCGGGGTCGGTGATCATGGGAAAACAGTAAAGTGAGGGGCTGGGGGGCTCCCGGAGGAAATATGGGAAACCCCTGGGGCAACCTGCAGGGAGAGCCCATTCCTCCTCGGGGCCCTTCTTCCCTACTCCACTGTGTTTTCAACAGGGGAGAAACCACAGGTCACTCTATCTCAGTTCTAGAGATTAAGTCCCCGACACCGAACGAGATTTTTGCCAGCCCCAAGGACCAACAAGCCAGGTCCAAAGAACTACAAAGTTACCGAATTCCCAAGGGCTGGGAGGGAAGGGCAAGAAGCCCTGGTTGGAGATGGGAGCTGGAGTTCCCAGGTCCCTCCCATCTGGGCTTCCCTGGCCCGGGGCAGGCATCCTTACTACCTTCTGCCAGCCCTAGCAGCCCCGTTCTGCTTCCTCTCTTACTGACACAGACTTCAAGAGATCGGCAACTGTGTGAGCATCTCAGGCATGGCGAGGGTGGAGAGTGTGGGAGGGGGCTGGGGTCTACTCTTGCCCTCTTATCTGGAGCACCGCCTTGCTATGCGGAGGCTGGCAGCCTTGGGATTCCCTCTAGCATGGAGCCACTAACGGCTTAGACCTGGAGAAGCCTGCCTTTCTGTTTCCTCAGCCCAGCCTGTCCTGGGAGGGGCCCAGGGCCCGCAAAGGGGAGTCCCAGGCCACAGACCTGGTGAGCTTCTCCGAGGGCCCTTCTCAGGGAGAGGCAGGTCAGCAAAAGCAAGCAGAGCAGAGGAGAAGCAGGGTATATCCCCCAAGGAAATGAGTCTTGTGACAGGAAATGAAGTAGAAATAATAAGTCAGGTTCTGTCCCTCGTAGGCCCCGTGTTTACCATGGTGGATGACAGCTTGATGCCCCGGgacccctctctcttcctctctgcccaGCCCTGGTACACAGACAGAAGCCCTGTCCTGGGAGATAACCGTTCTGGAGAGGGTGGGGGACGGcatctgcctctcccagcctcgCCTCCACCTGCCCGCTTTCTCTGTCGgcaaatgtgtttgtgtgtgtgcatgtggacgAAGGGGGTGGAGACTGAGTTCTCAGAGTTCTGATGGGGTAGGCGGTGGCAGGGACAAAAGCTAGGAGCGGAAGGGAGTTCAGGCAGGAGGCAGGGCACAGGGGGCACAGGATGTGGTCTGGGAGAGAATGAGCTGCACTTCTCTTTTGCAAGACGGCCCCTCCCCGCCACCTCAGGATTCTTCCTACTATCACCCCAGGGAGCCTAGTCCAAGGGAGATCAGGGACCCAAGACATAGGGACCACACAAGTAAGACACTCAGAAAGAGATGGGAGACGAGAGGGAAAGGCTCAAGGCAGTCCGGGCAGCAAGGCACTGATGCTTTTCGTCTGCTTGGAGGGCGAGGAGAGATGGAGGGCAGGGTATGGGCAACTCTTATGTTTTTGTCACTTCCCCTTTCTGCCCCAGCCTGTAAGCACCCTGCTTGGGGAGAGGGTACAGAGGAGAGAGTTCTGGACAAGAGGGACCCCACTTGGCCTAGAACCTGGGCCCTGGAAGGACTGAGGATTCCTGTGTGGAGAGTGGGGCAGAGGAGGGTTCTCAGGAAACCGGGATTTTCCCCCCCAAGCTCACAGGAGCATGGCTGCACCCTGAGCCGGAAtgctgggggaggagggggcaggggtTGGGAGCTGGGAGGAGCCGGGAGCTCCGGGTAGTTTTCCCCAAGAGTCCACACAGGCAGAGGCAGCCTAAGGAAGTAAAGAATAACATTTGGTCTTTGTCAAAAAACAAccaagggggaggggaagggaacagACAGTGAGTGTCACACAGCTGCTGAGGTCAATCTGGAGCGTGGGGttaggtgggggtgggagggaatcGGGCTGTAAGGGGCAGGAATGGCTCCTGGAGCTCACTCATCATTCCTGATCTCACGAGTTGCAGAGCAGGCGAGATCAGTGGGGAGGTTTCGACTGGTTCTCCCCAGAAGAGGGGAGAGAGCGTGTGCCAGTGCTGGCCTGAGTGTTCCCAAGCGAGCGGGCACCTGCTTAGGGAGAAATACGCACTTTCCTGCAGCTCCGGTCCCCCACCTTGCCCATGAGAGGAGGAGGCCTGGGCTGGGGTGAGGCTTCGGGAATGCAGTCCTCCCTGATCCTGatccccacccccagctgccGGCCCAAGGTCATAggctgcctcctgagtagctgaggcctGACTCACCTGTCACAGTTAGGTCCCCCACCCCCTACCGTCCACAGACACCAGGGTAGAGGGTGCATGGTTGGACAGATCCTGAGGGTTGAGGCTTGGGACAGTCTCTAGCTGGCCAGCACTCCCAGCTAGGAGATAAGATTTCCTTCCCTCCAGCCACGGCCTCAAGTCCCTCCCCGGAAAAAAGCAGAAACTGAAATGGGAATTCTAGGATCCCTATGAGGTCACAGGCTCCACAGTGACCTCACAGGCttaggaagaaggaggaggagtctCAGATAAGGGGGTTGGGGATAATAGGCGGAAGAGCTCAGGGAGAAAAGAGTGAGGGGAGGTAGAGATTTGCTTCTTTCCCATAGGCTTTCCCATAGGCTGCGTGGACAGTGGAGAGGGCCAGGACTACAGGGGGCGGGGTTGCGGCACAGAAAGCAGAAACCTTGGGCGTAGGGACCAGTCACGGGAAGGGGGTGCCTGGGGCTCGGATCTCGGTGGGAAGGGGATTAAGAGGTGTAGACGAAGAGATGGGAGAGAAAGCAGTTATTAGAGGAGCTCGTGGGGACTGCTTCATAGACCGATTGGAGCTGAGGTTAAGAGGTCATGTAAATGAGACAACCAGGTGAGGGGCGGGACCATCCTACAGGTGCGCAGCTAtgcaaataaagagaaaggaggaatctCTCTCAACGCTCGGAGGCGCTGGGCGTTCTGTGCAAACGAGAAGCACGTTCATTGTCCAGGGCTTTCTCAAAGATGGGACGGGGTGGCTGCAGGTTTACGGCAATCAGGAGGGGCAGCAACCCTGGCCGCCAGGTGAAAGGGCGGGCCCGACCCCCGGATTGGGCGGGGCCCGAGGTGGGGCTATGCAAAT
It includes:
- the LRCH4 gene encoding leucine-rich repeat and calponin homology domain-containing protein 4 codes for the protein MAAAVAAPLAARGEEAAATTSVPGSPGLPGSRSAERALEEAVATGTLNLSNRRLKHFPRGAARSYDLSDITQADLSRNRFPEVPEAACQLVSLEGLSLYHNCLRCLNPALGNLTALTYLNLSRNQLSLLPPYICQLPLRVLIVSNNKLGALPPDIGTLGSLRQLDVSSNELQSLPVELCGLSSLRDLNVRRNQLSTLPEELGDLPLVRLDFSCNRVSRIPVSFCRLRHLQVILLDSNPLQSPPAQVCLKGKLHIFKYLSTEAGQRGSALGDLAPSRPPSFSPCPAEDLFPGHRYDGGLDSGFHSVDSGSKRWSGNESTDEFSELSFRISELAREPRGPRERREDSSADGDPEQIDFIDSHVPGEDEERGTVEEQRPPELSPGAGDRERAPSSRREEPAGEERRRPDTLQLWQERERRQQQQSGAWGPPRKDSLLKSGLRSAVGGATAMSTQATHNGPPKSSASQAGATVGQGAPAPAPASQEPLPIAGPATAPAPRPLGSIQRPNSFLFRSSSQSGSGPSSPDSVLRPRRSPQIPDEKDLMTQLRQVLESRLQRPLPEDLAEALASGVILCQLANQLRPRSVPFIHVPSPAVPKLSALKARKNVESFLEACRKMGVPEADLCSPSDLLQGTAQGLRTVLEAVKRVGGKALPPLWPPSGLGGFVIFYVVLMLLLYVSYTRLLGS